In the genome of Campylobacter avium LMG 24591, the window GGAAATGACATACCTGCTAATGTCGCGGTTTCATTGCAGGATTTTGGTTTAAATATGACTGAGGACGGGCTTTTAACATTTACATCAAGTGAATTTACATCCAAGATGTCAGAGGATATAAGCTTTGCTGAGAAGTTCTTCGCCGGTGTTTCTGGCTTTGAGAATTTAAACTATGTTGGCGAGCAAATCAAGCTAGACCAAGATATAGACTTTAAAGACTCAGGCTTTAAGATAACCTTTAATGAAACAACTTATGATTTGTCAAAAACAGTCGATGGAAAAGACTTTGTTTTAACAGGAGCTGACGCTGCTGAAAGAGCTAGAAAGCTTTTAGAACATATAAATAGCTTTGGCATAGAGGATTTAAATGTTAGCTTGGAAGAAGTTTCTGTTACAGACGCTCAAGGACAAAAAACAACGCAGTATGCGCTTAAATTTGATAGCGACAATGGCTCTGATTTTAAGGTGGAAGGAAAAGATGATTTCTTAAAAGATAAGTTAGGTTTAAGTGCTACTCAGCTTTCTCCTCAGTTAGAGCAAGGAACTGGTGTTTTTGCTAAGCTTAATGACTATTTAAAGGGCTTAACCGGCACAGACGGCACACTAACCCTTTATGAACAACAGCTAACAACCGAAAACAAAGCTTTGCAAGATAGCAAGGAAAAAACCCAAACTTCAATCGACACAAAGTATGAGACCTTAGAGGAAACTTGGATACAATACGAGCTTATCATATCAAAGATTAATACTCAAGCTCAGGCTGTAAATGCTATGATAGCTTCTATGAGTAGCAGCAACTCAAATTCATAAAAGGATTAAAATGCAAAATAATCTAGCCTATAATGCCTACACTGAAAATCAGGTAGGCATTGAATCGCCTCAAAAATTGATAGAAATGCTTTATGAGGGTTTGCTTAAATTTTGTTCTAGGATTAAAGTCTGTATAAAAAATGAGGATATAGAACAAAGAACATATTATGTAAAAAGAGCAACAGCGATATTTATCGAGCTTATTAACAGCCTTGATTATGAAAAAGGCGGAGATGTGGCGTATTATCTTAATGGGCTTTATATGAGAGAAATTCAGCTCTTATCTTTAGCAAATTTGAAAAATGACGAAACCAAGGTGGATGAAGTCATAAATGTAGTTAAAGGTCTTTTGGAAGCTTGGAGGGAAATACATCAAGATGCAGCAATGGATAAATGATTTTAAACTAGCTATCATAGATGAGGATGTAAATTCTATAGAAAAGCTACTTGACACGAAAATATCAAGTACGGATATGAATGAACTAAGACAAGCAAAAGCCCTTATGGATGAGGCACTCACTTTAATGCAAAACAAAAAAAACAAAGTGGCTGTTCAAATACAAAAAATACAAAAGGCTAAGAAGTTTTTTGAACAGTAGTTTATTCTTTGTTTTAAAAAAACTGTTACTATCGCATTTTATATCATAATTAAAAAGTGGTGTTTTATGCTTAAAAATTTTTTTATACTGATTACCCTTTCTTTATTTTTTATTTCTTGTAGCACTAAAGACGATGAACTTTATAATCTAAGCTCTTCGCAGTGGTACAAACAAATTATCAAGGATTTGCAAGATAGAGACTTAGAAAAGGCTGATGAGCATTACACATCTATGTCAAGCGAGCATGTATCTGACCCTTTGCTAGAGCCTATCGCTCTTATATTGGCACAGGCACATATAGATGAGGAAGAATATAAAATGGCTAATTTTTATCTGGATGAAAATGCTAAAAAATTTGGAACCTCAAAGAATTTAGATTTTATAAGATACATGCAAATTCGTTCTAAATTCGAGTCCTTTGCCCAGCCAAACCGCGAACAAGGGCTTTTGATAGAAACTATGAACCAGATAGATGAATTTTCAAACTCATATCCAAATACTCAATACAGCATTTTAGTAGGTACCATGCTTACTAAATTTCGCTTAGCGTATTTTGCCTTGGATGAGAGCATAGCTGATTTATACAAACGCACAGGCAGAGAGGAAAGCTATGAGGTTTATAAATTAAGACTAGAAGAATCAATGCTTAAAGATGTGCCTATGATAAAGGCAAGAAGTGCTTGGTATAGAAGAATATTTGAATAAGGAATAGATATGGAAATTGATAATGTGCAAAATTACCCCACCAAACTTCCCATAATAGTAGAGGATGAGTTATTTTTATATCCCTTTATGATAACGCCTATTTTTCTAAGTGATATGCAAAATATCAAGGCAATGGAGCTTGCCATAAAAAACGAAAGTATGGTTTTTATAGCACCTTCAAAGGTGGATGGTGCTAGGAGCTTTGATGATATTTATGATTGTGGCGTTATAGGCATGATCATGAGAAAGGTGCCTTTGCCAGATGGTAGGATAAAGATTTTGTTTCAAGGCTATGCGAAGGCCAAGATCATAGAAAGGCTTTCTAGCAAACCTTTACAAGCAAATATAGACTTGATTAAAGAGGATTTAAATTTAGGTAAAAAGGGCGAAGCCTTACTAACTGTGCTAAAAGAAAAGGTTAAGGCCTTAGCTACCATAAGTCATTATTTTTCTCCTGATTTGCTAAGAACTATAGAGGAGGGCTTGGACGCCTCAAGGATTTGTGATTTAATCCTTAACACTATAAGAATTAGAAAACAACTTGCCTATGAATTTTTCATAGAAACAAATTTAGAAAGCAAAATTTTAAAACTCATAGAATTAATAGCCGAGGAAATCGAGACAAATAAATTAAGAAAAGAGATAAAAAGCAGGGTTCACTCTCGCATAGACCAGGTAAATAAAGAATATTTCTTAAAAGAACAGCTAAGGCAAATTCAAAAAGAACTAGGCAGCGACACTCAAAAAGAGGATGATACAAAAGAATACTACGCAAAACTAGAGGCCAAAAAGAAATTTATGTATGAAGAGGCCTACAAAGAAATCAAAAAACAAATAGAAAAATTTGAAAGAATTCATCAAGACAATTCAGAAGCTTCCATGATACAAACATACATAGAAACAGCTCTTGAAGTGCCTTTTGAAAAAGTATCCAAAAAAAAGCTTGACATTAAAGAGGTTAGCAAGCAGCTGAATAAAGACCATTACGCCCTTTTAAAGCCAAAAGAACGCATAGAGGAGTATTTTGCCGTAAGAGAGCTTTTAGAAAAAAGAAAAGTCTCAGATAAAGACGGCGCTAAGGTCATACTGTGCCTTTATGGGCCTCCAGGAGTTGGTAAAACTTCCTTGGCAAATTCTGTCGCAAGAGCTTTAAAAAGAGAGCTTATAAGAATAGCCCTTGGAGGCTTAGAGGATGTAAATGAGCTAAGAGGACACAGAAGAACTTACATAGGTGCTATGCCGGGACGCATTATACAAGGTCTTATAGAGGCGAAGCAAGCAAATCCTGTGGTTGTTTTAGACGAGATAGATAAATTAAACCGTAGCTTTAGAGGGGACCCTTCAGCTGTTTTGCTTGAAATTTTAGACCCGGAGCAAAATACTAAATTCAGGGATTATTACCTAAATTTTAATATAGATTTAAGCAAGATAATTTTTATAGCCACAGCAAACGATATAAGCAACATCCCATCAGCTTTAAGAGATAGAATGGAATTTATAGAGCTTAGCTCTTATACGCCTAATGAGAAATTCCACATAGCCAAGAATTATTTAATACCTGATGAGCTTAAAAAGCACGGCTTAAAAGCTAGCGAACTTAACATAAGCAAAGAAGCTATTGAGCTTTTGATAAGTGATTATACTAGAGAATCTGGAGTAAGAAATTTAAGACGCAAAATAGCTTCTTTATGCAGGAAGGCTGTGAAGCAAATTTTGTTAAGCG includes:
- the fliS gene encoding flagellar export chaperone FliS, producing MQNNLAYNAYTENQVGIESPQKLIEMLYEGLLKFCSRIKVCIKNEDIEQRTYYVKRATAIFIELINSLDYEKGGDVAYYLNGLYMREIQLLSLANLKNDETKVDEVINVVKGLLEAWREIHQDAAMDK
- the bamD gene encoding outer membrane protein assembly factor BamD → MLKNFFILITLSLFFISCSTKDDELYNLSSSQWYKQIIKDLQDRDLEKADEHYTSMSSEHVSDPLLEPIALILAQAHIDEEEYKMANFYLDENAKKFGTSKNLDFIRYMQIRSKFESFAQPNREQGLLIETMNQIDEFSNSYPNTQYSILVGTMLTKFRLAYFALDESIADLYKRTGREESYEVYKLRLEESMLKDVPMIKARSAWYRRIFE
- the lon gene encoding endopeptidase La gives rise to the protein MEIDNVQNYPTKLPIIVEDELFLYPFMITPIFLSDMQNIKAMELAIKNESMVFIAPSKVDGARSFDDIYDCGVIGMIMRKVPLPDGRIKILFQGYAKAKIIERLSSKPLQANIDLIKEDLNLGKKGEALLTVLKEKVKALATISHYFSPDLLRTIEEGLDASRICDLILNTIRIRKQLAYEFFIETNLESKILKLIELIAEEIETNKLRKEIKSRVHSRIDQVNKEYFLKEQLRQIQKELGSDTQKEDDTKEYYAKLEAKKKFMYEEAYKEIKKQIEKFERIHQDNSEASMIQTYIETALEVPFEKVSKKKLDIKEVSKQLNKDHYALLKPKERIEEYFAVRELLEKRKVSDKDGAKVILCLYGPPGVGKTSLANSVARALKRELIRIALGGLEDVNELRGHRRTYIGAMPGRIIQGLIEAKQANPVVVLDEIDKLNRSFRGDPSAVLLEILDPEQNTKFRDYYLNFNIDLSKIIFIATANDISNIPSALRDRMEFIELSSYTPNEKFHIAKNYLIPDELKKHGLKASELNISKEAIELLISDYTRESGVRNLRRKIASLCRKAVKQILLSDDKKLNINAKNLSKFIDKKVYEIEKSEKDAKVGQVNGLAYTPVGGDVLKIEAVKIRGKGELTLTGSLGDVMKESAHIAFSMIKVLIDENKIKIPKKLFYKEAQNIYDLYNIHIHVPDGATPKDGPSAGITISTALASVFSQRKVRADVAMTGEIDLTGKVLPIGGLKEKLIAAYKADIKFALIPSKNYERDLKDIPEEVKENMKIIPVDSFDEVLKHSLV